CCGAAGGTGATGACGAGCATGTCCTCGAGCCGCACCACCCCCTCGGCGATGTGCCGGGCGACGAGGGCCCCGATGGTCCACGTCTTGCCGGTCCCCGCGCTCGCCTCGAGCAGGACCGTGCCGGTGGGCAGGTCCGCGGTGATGTCGAAGGGGGTCAGCTCGCTCGTGCTGAAGCCGGCGCTCATGAGGTGCTCCCGACGTTGTCGAGGGCCGGGGCCCAGATCTTCGGTGCCAGGGTGGCCAGGTCGCTCCCCGGGCCGGCCGGTGCCTCGAGCAGCACCTCGAAGGGAGCATCGCTCCCGTGGACGAGACGCCACCACGCGTCGTCACGCTCGCCGGGGAAGCCGAACTTCTGGTTGGGCAGCCACTCGCCGACGGCCTTCTGCGTGGCGGCTCGCCGGTGGGTGGGGTTGCGGTGGACGACCTGCATCCATGCGTGGGCGGTCTTGACCGGCAGGGGGAGGGGCGCGGTCTGGCCGAGGGAGTAGACGTCGATGAGGGCAGCCAGGTGGGAGCGGGCCGCAGCCTGCGGAAGGGCGCCGTAGCTGGTGCGGGCGACCTTGCCGCGCGAGCCCTTGCCGAGGGCCGATGCCTGCCAGCCCTCGTCGTCGGTGCCGCCGGCGGTCAGCGCGAGCAGCCGGATCCACGAGGCCATGAGCTGCTTGGGGCCCAGCCGAGAGTAGGTCGCGTCGACGACGTGCAGGCCGCGCACACCGTCGACGGTGCCGGTCAGTCGCACGTCTGCGGGCAGAGTGACCTCGACGTCGACCGAGCGGGGGTCCTCGGGCGGGCCGAGGGCGAGCTGGCCCATCAGCAGCTCGACGGCGCGGCCGATCTCCTCGAGGGTCGCCTCGCCGAGGCCGGCGGGTGGCAGCTCACCGCGCAGCAGCTCGGCCCGGTAGATCGAGCGCGGGTCGTGTCCGGCGATGCGGGCCCGCAGGGCGCGATCGCCGACGGTCCATTTCTGCAAGCCGTCGAGGTCGATGGGCAGCCGGTCGCTGACCTCCTCGGCCTCGCGGGAGACACCCACGTGCAGCCGGTCGCGCAGGAACCCGCGAGCGGGGTTGTCGAAGAACAAGATCAGGTCCGCGAGTGAGATGTCCTCGATCGCGCGCGCGGGCAGAGGAGCGGTGAGCAGCCGACCGGGTGCGGTCCGAGGGCCGGCGCTGGCCCGGGCGGCGTCCAGCGCTGAGCGGTCGAAGCTGAAGGGGCGCGACCCGCCGACCCCGCCGGCGGTGAGGTTGCGCGCGTCGAAGGGCTGCAGCGGGTGCTGCATGACGTCGATCGGGGCGGCGGTGGTCTCCCGGGCGGCGTCGACGAGCTCGCCGAGGGGGACGGCCGGCGGGCAGGGCTCGCCACTGTGCTCGTCGGCGCCGGTGTAGGCGATGACCAGGCGCTCGCGGGCGGCCAGGACGGCGTCGAGCAGGAGCTGGCGGTCCTCGCTGCGGGCATCGCGCTCGCCGGTCAGCGGACGTCGGGCGAGGACGTCGTCGCCGTCGACGCTCTGCTGCCGGGGGAAGGTGTCGTCGTCCATGCCGAGCAGGCACACCACGCGGTGGGGCACCGAGCGCATCGGCGTCATCGTGCAGACCGTGAGGCCCCCGGTGCGGAAGCTGGCGCGGCTCGGTCGGCCGGCGAGCTGGTCGGCGAGCAGGACGCGCACGTCGGCCAGTCGCAGTGGGACCTCGTCGCTGGCGTGGCGCGCGGCGGAGGAGAGGGTGCGCTGCAGGTCGCCGACCTGCCAGCGCTCGCGGGTGGGGACGTCGGTCAGCGCGAGGACGGTCTCGGTGAGGCCGTCCATCCACTCCGTTGCCGTGCCGGCACGCTCGAGCCGGTCGAGGCCGTCGCCGATGCGGGCGAGCAGCTCGCTGACCCGGCCCACGAGGTCGACCGACCCGCTGCCGACGTCGTCCAGCGGCATGACTCCGCCCACCTGCAGCGGCCCGTCGGCGGAGACGGTGACGCCGAGCAGCAGCCGGTCGAGACCGAAGCGCCACGTCCCCTGCGGCTCCACGTCCAGCGCGAAGGGGGCCCGCCCCGCCTGGTCGTAGCCCCACCGGATGCCCGAGTCACCGACCCATCGGGTCATCGTCGCGAGATCGTCGTCATCGAGCCGGAAGCGCCGGCGCACCGGCTCGCTGGCCGCGAGGTCGAGCACCTCGCTGGCGGTGAGCCGCCCCCCGGCCAGCCCGACGAACCGGTCGGCGACGGCGAGCAGCGGGTTGGTCGCCCGCAGCGACCGGTCGGCGAGGCGTACCCGCAGTCGGTGGGCCGGGTGGGTGTCGACGCCCTGGGCGTCGGTGCCGTGGTCGCCGAGGCCGAAGGCCGCCCCGATGAGCGGCGCATAGGTCTCGACATCGGGGCACATGACGAGCACGTCTCGCGGCTCGAGCGTCGGGTCGTCGTCGAGGAGCCCGACGAGCACCTCGCGCAGCACCTCGACCTGCCGGGCGGGGCCGTGGCAGGCGTGGACCTGGATCGACCGGTCGTCCTGCGGCACGGTGCGGGCCAGTCGCTCGCCCTCGTCGGGTACGTGGTCGTCGCGCAGGTCCGCCTGCAGCCACTGGAGCACCGAACGCTGGCTGAGGTGCGACGGAGGAGCCTCGAAGCCCGGGGCGGTGTCGAGGTTCGGCCGCGGACCGCCTCCCACCTCCACCGACGCAGCCGCCCCCAGCGCCCGCGCCAGCTCGCGCGAGTCTCGTCCGAGCGAGGCAAGCAGCGGATGGCGCACGAGCTCGCTCGTCGAGTCCTCGACCCTGGCCACGACGCCCTCGGAGGCGGCGGGCGCCAGCCGCTCCCACAGGTCGGTCGACGGCTGCGGCAGCCACAGGTGGACATCGCGGGAGAGGGCGAGGGCCTCGAGCAGCTCGACCTCGGTGACGGCCAGCCTCGTGTGACCGAAGAGCGACAGGCGCTCGGGCAGGTCGAGGCCGTCGCCCCCACCAGAGGGGGCAAGATCGCGCAGCCGGGCGACGGTCTCGGCGTGCCGCACATCTGGCGGGGGAGCGTCGACGGCCGTGACGAGTCGCCGCCACAGCTCGGCCTGCCAGGTGAGGTCGGCGTCGAGGGGGTGGCCGGCCCCGTCGGTGTCACGGCCCTCGCGCCAGTCGGTGAGCATCGTGGGTCGGCTCTGCCCGTAGCGGTGGAAGAGCCGGGCCAGCCGCAGGGCGACGGAGTATCGCCGTCCGGCCCGCACGTCGAAGAGGTCGCCCGGCGCGGTGCCGTGGCCGAGGTGGCGGCTCAGCGCGACGCACCACGGCTGCCCGAGCGAGGCGTCGATGACCTCGAGGAGCGGCCAGACGAGGTGCTGCGGCAGCCACGGGTCGTCGTCGTCGCGGCCGGTGAGCATCGTGACGAGGGAGCGGGGGCGCAGGAAGGTGACGCCGGCGCACACCCCGTCGTGCCCCCCTTCGCCCGTACCAAGGCGGTGGGAGAGCCGCTGGGCCAGCCACCGCTCGATGCCCTGCTCGGGCACGACGACGACCTCCTGAGCGAAGGGGTCCGGCAGCGGGCTCGACAGCAGCTCGCCGAGCTCGTCGGCGAGGGTGTCGGTGCGCTGCGCGCGGTGGAGGTGAAGTGCCACGGTCAGACCGTATCCGCGCAGACCGACAACGCGCGCCGGACCGTCCACACGCTCGACCGCTGCCTGCTTGTGCTACAGCACGCTACAGTTGGTTCATGACCACGATCAGCCAGCGGGAACTGCGCAACGACAACGCAGAGATCATGCGCGGTGTCGAACAGGGCGAGAGCTACACGGTGACCCGACGTGGGGTCCCCGTGGCGCGGTTGTCACCCTTCACCGGGCAGACGGACCTGCGGTGTCTGCGGCCAGCAACCAAGCGATCGCCCTTCGCCGAGATCCGCCGGGTCCGTGCCACCGAGTCCACCCAAGAACTCCTCGACGACCTGCGGGGCGAGCGGTGAGCTCGTGGTACCTCGACACCTCGGCTGCCCTGAAGCTCGTGATCGACGAGCGGGAATCGAGCGTGCTGGTCGATCACCTGGACACAGAGACCCCCGACCTCGTGGCCTGCCTGCTGCTCGAGACGGAGCTGCGTCGGGCAGCGCAACGAAGGGGTGACCTCACCCAGGAGATGGTGACCCAGCTGATCGAGCGGGTGAACCTCTTCGAGGTGCCGACATCGCTCTTCCGCGAGGCAGGGCTGCTGGGTGGGGCCCACCTGAGATCGCTCGACGCACTGCATCTCGCGGCAGCCATACGCATCGGAGCCGACGCCATCGTGACCTACGACCACCGCATGGCTGAGGCGTCTCGCGACCTCGGTTTCGCTGTCATCGCTCCCGCATGAGCGACCTGCAGCACGTGCGCACCGAGCGGCTCCGGCTCGACATCCCGACCATCGACGACCTGTCGGACCTGCACGCCATCTACTCGGACCCGCGGACCTGGGCGCATTCCCCGGAGGACCTGCAGACGGATGAGCGCACGACCTTCGTCATGCTCGCCGGCTGGATGGATGGGTGGGAGAGCGACGGGCTGGGACCGTGGATCGTGCGCTCGCTCGAGGACGGTGCCTTCCTCGGCAACGCGGGGTGCTGGCTGCGGCCGGGTGGTTGGTGGAACCTCGGCTACGGCATCGCCCCGGACGCCCGCTGTGCGGGTGTGGGCACCGAGGCCTCGCGTCCCGCGCTCGCGGCAGCCCGCGAGATCGCTCCTGAGTCGCCGGTCATCGCGTGGCTCCTCGAGCACAACATCGCGTCCGAGCGAGTCGCCACCAAGCTGGGCATGACCCGGCAGTACCGCGCCCCGGACGAGGGCAACCCCAACCCGGACGCCGTGCGCCTGATCTATGCCGACCGAGATCTGACAGCCGAAGAGCTGGCTGCCCGCCTCGGGTGGTGACCCCAGCATCGTCGGAGCCACCTGACAATCTCGCTGGCGACCTTCACGGATCGTTCATGTCTTCACCGCATGTTGACGGGTGCGCGGTGATGGTCGTCCGGCGGACCGCCACGGACCTGACCGATCCTGTCTTCGCTAGAGACCGAATGCTCCGCCGGTGACGAGGATGACGATGCCGAGGCCGATGAGGACGATGGGGAAAAGGATGTGTTCCCAGCGTTCGAGGATCTCAGCGATCGGTGGGCGGGTGGCGACGAATTTGGCGAGTACGACCAAGACGGCGACCAGCGCGAGGAAGACGATGCAGTAGGCGACGACCGCTAGGGGGTCCACGCTGAGGAAGACGGGGGTGTAGACGCCGATGTTGTCTCCGCCGTTGGCGAAGGTGACACCGGCGACGGTCCACGCGCCGATCTTCTTGCCGGCGACCTTCGCGTCGTCGTCATCGTCATCGTCGCCGCGCCAGGCGTTCCACGCAGCCCAGAGCCCGAGGGCCAGAGGGATGAGCCCGAAGTAGGGAATGGCCCCGGAGGGCAGGAAGGCACCGGCGCCAACGGTCACCAGCACTGCCGCGCCGAGAATGCCGGCGAACCCGAGGTACTGGCCGACCAGGATGCGGGTGGTGGTGCCGCGCTGGCCCGCGCCTCGAGCGAAGAAGAGTGACAGCACGATGATGTCGTCGATGTTGGTGGCCATGAACAGGCCGATGGCCTGGAGTGTCGTGGTGAGCATCAGGCGTCCACCTCTCCTGCACAGCAGCCCGGGACAAAGCAGCCTGGATCGATGCATGGGGCGCCGTCGTCGACAGCCAGGGTGACGTCGACCAGCGCCGCCAGTGCCTGTGCGAGATGTGAGTCGACGATTTCATAGCGCGTCCTGCGGCCCTCGTGCTCGGCAATGACGATGCCGCAGTCGCGCAGGCAGGCCAGGTGGTTGGACACGTTCGAGCGAGTCAGGTCCAGGTCCCGGGCCAGCTCTGCCGGGTAGGCCGGGCTGTCGAGCAGGGTCAGGAGGATCCGGGATCTGGTCGGGTCGGCCAGCGCGCGGCCCAGACGACGCATGACGTCCAGTCGAGAAGCAATGGTTAGCATGTGGTGAACTGTACAGCAGTTGCTGAATCACTTGGCCCAGAGTGGCAAGGGGGACGCGGGGGTGGCTCTCGGTGAGCGCGTGGGCGGACGTGCTCATGGGTCGGGTCGCTCTACGTGTGTTGAACCGAGGTGCATGCTCGCGCTCGTACTGCGGCCGTCTCGAGCTGGATGGTGGCATGCTCGAAGGAAACGGGAAAGTGCTCCTTCACACACGAAGTGATCTGCTCCAGGATCTGTGGTGCGTGGCCCGACTCGAAGCACTCGTCGTCGATCACGACGTGCGCGGAGATGACGGGCAGGTCAGTGCCGATCGTGGAGGCGTGCAGGTCGTGGACCTCACGAACATGCTCCAGCTCAAGGATGTGTGTCCGCACGGCGTCCAGGTCGACGTCCTTCGGGGTGAACTCCATCAGC
The genomic region above belongs to Janibacter limosus and contains:
- the recC gene encoding exodeoxyribonuclease V subunit gamma, which produces MALHLHRAQRTDTLADELGELLSSPLPDPFAQEVVVVPEQGIERWLAQRLSHRLGTGEGGHDGVCAGVTFLRPRSLVTMLTGRDDDDPWLPQHLVWPLLEVIDASLGQPWCVALSRHLGHGTAPGDLFDVRAGRRYSVALRLARLFHRYGQSRPTMLTDWREGRDTDGAGHPLDADLTWQAELWRRLVTAVDAPPPDVRHAETVARLRDLAPSGGGDGLDLPERLSLFGHTRLAVTEVELLEALALSRDVHLWLPQPSTDLWERLAPAASEGVVARVEDSTSELVRHPLLASLGRDSRELARALGAAASVEVGGGPRPNLDTAPGFEAPPSHLSQRSVLQWLQADLRDDHVPDEGERLARTVPQDDRSIQVHACHGPARQVEVLREVLVGLLDDDPTLEPRDVLVMCPDVETYAPLIGAAFGLGDHGTDAQGVDTHPAHRLRVRLADRSLRATNPLLAVADRFVGLAGGRLTASEVLDLAASEPVRRRFRLDDDDLATMTRWVGDSGIRWGYDQAGRAPFALDVEPQGTWRFGLDRLLLGVTVSADGPLQVGGVMPLDDVGSGSVDLVGRVSELLARIGDGLDRLERAGTATEWMDGLTETVLALTDVPTRERWQVGDLQRTLSSAARHASDEVPLRLADVRVLLADQLAGRPSRASFRTGGLTVCTMTPMRSVPHRVVCLLGMDDDTFPRQQSVDGDDVLARRPLTGERDARSEDRQLLLDAVLAARERLVIAYTGADEHSGEPCPPAVPLGELVDAARETTAAPIDVMQHPLQPFDARNLTAGGVGGSRPFSFDRSALDAARASAGPRTAPGRLLTAPLPARAIEDISLADLILFFDNPARGFLRDRLHVGVSREAEEVSDRLPIDLDGLQKWTVGDRALRARIAGHDPRSIYRAELLRGELPPAGLGEATLEEIGRAVELLMGQLALGPPEDPRSVDVEVTLPADVRLTGTVDGVRGLHVVDATYSRLGPKQLMASWIRLLALTAGGTDDEGWQASALGKGSRGKVARTSYGALPQAAARSHLAALIDVYSLGQTAPLPLPVKTAHAWMQVVHRNPTHRRAATQKAVGEWLPNQKFGFPGERDDAWWRLVHGSDAPFEVLLEAPAGPGSDLATLAPKIWAPALDNVGSTS
- a CDS encoding type II toxin-antitoxin system Phd/YefM family antitoxin; translated protein: MTTISQRELRNDNAEIMRGVEQGESYTVTRRGVPVARLSPFTGQTDLRCLRPATKRSPFAEIRRVRATESTQELLDDLRGER
- a CDS encoding type II toxin-antitoxin system VapC family toxin; its protein translation is MSSWYLDTSAALKLVIDERESSVLVDHLDTETPDLVACLLLETELRRAAQRRGDLTQEMVTQLIERVNLFEVPTSLFREAGLLGGAHLRSLDALHLAAAIRIGADAIVTYDHRMAEASRDLGFAVIAPA
- a CDS encoding GNAT family N-acetyltransferase translates to MSDLQHVRTERLRLDIPTIDDLSDLHAIYSDPRTWAHSPEDLQTDERTTFVMLAGWMDGWESDGLGPWIVRSLEDGAFLGNAGCWLRPGGWWNLGYGIAPDARCAGVGTEASRPALAAAREIAPESPVIAWLLEHNIASERVATKLGMTRQYRAPDEGNPNPDAVRLIYADRDLTAEELAARLGW
- a CDS encoding cadmium resistance transporter: MMLTTTLQAIGLFMATNIDDIIVLSLFFARGAGQRGTTTRILVGQYLGFAGILGAAVLVTVGAGAFLPSGAIPYFGLIPLALGLWAAWNAWRGDDDDDDDAKVAGKKIGAWTVAGVTFANGGDNIGVYTPVFLSVDPLAVVAYCIVFLALVAVLVVLAKFVATRPPIAEILERWEHILFPIVLIGLGIVILVTGGAFGL
- the cmtR gene encoding Cd(II)/Pb(II)-sensing metalloregulatory transcriptional regulator CmtR, which produces MLTIASRLDVMRRLGRALADPTRSRILLTLLDSPAYPAELARDLDLTRSNVSNHLACLRDCGIVIAEHEGRRTRYEIVDSHLAQALAALVDVTLAVDDGAPCIDPGCFVPGCCAGEVDA